Proteins co-encoded in one Alphaproteobacteria bacterium genomic window:
- a CDS encoding polysaccharide biosynthesis/export family protein, which yields MRNRTITLASSPWLETLTFRFIFAIAASSFLLTSCDSVPSGGPRPDSFNQARWQYVGPADDKTGASALPFVLVNVDGKVMDTLSTAEDANYFKGAFVDNKPPAPMAIGVGDTLRITIFEAGPGGLFIPSSGTISDGNYITLPDQEVDQTGRISVPYAGKDGDNGLIKVYGRHVAEVQHDIQTRLMNKAIEPQVIVTIIKRTSNLYSVMGDVNSPNRFSLDQGGVRILDALSNAGGPRNNDYNTLITLQRGKSSATARLSTLLLQPENNIFVQPNDLIAAKKDERYYNVLGATNNNSRFAFEAETVSVADAVSKAGGLNSELAEPNTVVLLRRENVDTLTSMGIKLDGYKSGEPLPTVYRFNFGEPTGLFLAQKIQLRNDDVVYVSNSNFSDFSKLLGVVRDILLIRLIDTND from the coding sequence ATGAGAAATCGCACAATAACATTGGCTTCATCACCATGGTTGGAAACGCTAACGTTCCGATTCATTTTTGCAATTGCCGCTTCCAGCTTCTTGCTTACCAGTTGTGATTCGGTTCCAAGCGGCGGTCCGCGTCCTGACAGTTTCAATCAAGCGCGCTGGCAATATGTTGGCCCAGCAGATGACAAAACAGGCGCTAGCGCCCTACCCTTCGTACTCGTGAATGTTGATGGCAAAGTGATGGACACGCTTTCAACGGCAGAAGACGCGAATTATTTCAAAGGTGCATTCGTTGACAACAAACCACCCGCTCCCATGGCGATCGGTGTAGGCGATACATTGCGTATCACCATTTTTGAAGCGGGTCCTGGTGGATTGTTCATTCCATCAAGCGGCACGATTAGTGACGGTAACTACATCACCTTGCCCGACCAAGAAGTGGACCAAACGGGTCGCATCAGCGTTCCTTACGCTGGCAAAGACGGTGATAATGGCCTGATCAAAGTATATGGCCGTCACGTGGCGGAAGTTCAGCACGATATCCAAACCCGACTGATGAATAAAGCGATTGAGCCCCAAGTAATCGTGACCATCATTAAGCGCACCTCAAACCTCTATTCGGTCATGGGTGATGTGAATTCGCCTAATCGCTTCAGCCTAGACCAAGGCGGCGTCCGTATCCTCGACGCACTCAGTAACGCGGGCGGCCCACGCAACAATGACTACAACACCCTCATTACCCTCCAGCGTGGCAAAAGCTCAGCAACGGCGCGCCTCAGCACATTGTTGCTACAACCAGAAAATAATATCTTCGTGCAACCTAACGACCTGATTGCCGCCAAAAAAGATGAGCGTTACTACAATGTGCTTGGCGCAACGAACAACAATAGCCGCTTCGCCTTCGAAGCCGAGACCGTCAGCGTGGCGGATGCTGTATCCAAAGCAGGTGGCCTCAATAGCGAATTGGCCGAACCAAACACCGTTGTACTGCTACGTCGCGAGAACGTAGACACACTCACCTCCATGGGCATAAAGCTTGATGGCTATAAGAGCGGTGAGCCACTCCCCACCGTTTATCGATTTAACTTCGGTGAGCCAACGGGCTTATTCTTGGCGCAAAAAATTCAACTGCGTAACGATGACGTTGTCTATGTCTCGAACAGCAACTTCAGCGACTTCAGCAAGCTGTTGGGTGTCGTGCGTGACATACTGCTCATCCGCCTTATCGATACGAACGACTAG
- a CDS encoding O-antigen ligase family protein, producing MAESINQHLNTVAKALAVMLSVLCLAKGAVHDSTIAIALLISIPMMWFALRATTQVHGQLKKLGTVFFGAIFAICLLQWAFPPSGDTAALWQELSTLSGGEINATLAMDKAAWLQSIGRTVFLLVVFILALCIGSTEASARHFLEWLLFSGALCITLTFFAATSEGVPMTTFYSYTHGFVNPNNAATYMGVMLLVALAQVFRFVKIPPKAFYKIFLEFIDTLSMPIILKGGFLLFALLLAMAGLFMTGSRGGIIVTFLSSAALCITILFKMNLQSEMRKGIIIAAGIIMAIMCFWIFLNFGQVALNKLSMQGADSNSRFDIYAATLPLIAHHPVLGAGIGSFSGAFQAYRPANVSSDGIIDKAHNSYLEFAAEMGIPALILLLAVVGLIGYALYRGVREHKEYYVLPTLGLSVLALGALHSLVDFPLQVPAIAALFIAIITICLSQNERPFCVAAEKPPEPTKRVRTRTKRARKEI from the coding sequence GTGGCTGAATCGATCAATCAACATTTAAACACGGTCGCTAAGGCACTTGCTGTCATGCTTTCGGTGCTGTGCCTTGCCAAAGGCGCCGTGCATGATTCAACGATTGCTATCGCGCTGCTGATAAGTATTCCTATGATGTGGTTCGCGCTACGCGCCACCACGCAGGTTCATGGCCAGCTTAAAAAACTGGGCACAGTGTTCTTTGGCGCAATCTTCGCGATTTGTTTGCTGCAGTGGGCTTTTCCACCATCGGGCGATACTGCCGCACTTTGGCAAGAACTTTCCACCCTTAGTGGCGGCGAGATCAACGCCACCCTCGCTATGGACAAAGCCGCTTGGCTACAAAGCATTGGCCGTACCGTATTTTTACTCGTGGTATTTATTCTCGCACTGTGCATTGGCTCAACAGAAGCAAGCGCCCGCCACTTTCTGGAATGGCTGTTATTTAGTGGCGCACTCTGCATCACCCTTACCTTTTTTGCGGCCACCAGCGAAGGTGTGCCGATGACAACCTTTTACTCCTATACGCATGGTTTTGTGAACCCCAACAATGCCGCAACCTATATGGGCGTCATGCTGCTGGTCGCATTGGCGCAGGTATTTCGTTTTGTCAAAATCCCGCCAAAAGCATTCTACAAAATCTTCCTCGAGTTCATTGATACACTGAGCATGCCGATTATTCTTAAAGGCGGCTTCTTGCTGTTTGCCCTGCTGCTTGCCATGGCGGGTTTATTTATGACTGGCTCACGCGGCGGAATCATTGTGACATTCCTCAGCAGCGCAGCGCTCTGTATCACCATCTTGTTCAAAATGAATCTTCAGTCGGAAATGCGTAAAGGCATCATTATTGCAGCCGGCATTATCATGGCTATCATGTGTTTTTGGATTTTCCTAAATTTCGGGCAAGTAGCGCTCAACAAGCTATCCATGCAAGGGGCGGATTCAAATTCACGCTTTGATATTTACGCCGCAACATTGCCGCTCATTGCGCACCACCCGGTTCTGGGCGCGGGGATAGGCAGCTTCTCTGGTGCATTCCAAGCCTATCGTCCAGCCAATGTGTCCTCTGATGGTATCATCGACAAGGCCCATAATAGCTATCTTGAGTTCGCGGCTGAAATGGGCATACCTGCACTTATACTACTACTCGCTGTTGTGGGTTTGATTGGCTACGCTCTTTATCGTGGCGTACGCGAACACAAGGAATACTACGTTCTACCGACCCTTGGCTTATCGGTGCTCGCGCTTGGCGCGCTCCATTCGCTGGTCGATTTCCCCTTACAAGTTCCCGCCATTGCTGCGCTATTTATCGCGATTATCACCATTTGCCTTTCGCAAAATGAGCGGCCATTCTGCGTAGCTGCTGAGAAGCCACCTGAACCTACCAAGCGTGTCCGCACCCGCACGAAGCGCGCTAGGAAAGAGATCTGA